A single genomic interval of Oryzomonas sagensis harbors:
- a CDS encoding DUF1376 domain-containing protein, with the protein MARKPYDYPYYPRNPGDFFEDPRFTRLPGLVRGTFGNLLDLIWHKGFEAQLSDDDDEISLWLNLDKGTWIDHKEQIMASGLLKVDPDMKRIYNNRLIAEYGITRHRCEQNSRNRRGAKEKAADGEDDKGDS; encoded by the coding sequence ATGGCGAGAAAACCTTACGACTACCCATACTATCCACGCAACCCAGGAGATTTTTTTGAAGACCCCAGATTTACCAGACTTCCGGGACTTGTGCGGGGCACTTTCGGAAACCTTTTGGACCTCATTTGGCATAAAGGCTTTGAAGCGCAGCTCTCAGATGATGACGACGAAATAAGCCTCTGGCTGAATCTGGATAAGGGCACCTGGATAGACCACAAAGAACAGATCATGGCCTCCGGGCTGTTAAAGGTCGATCCCGATATGAAGCGCATTTACAACAACCGCCTTATTGCCGAATACGGCATAACCCGGCATCGCTGCGAACAGAATTCGAGAAACAGGCGGGGCGCAAAAGAGAAAGCAGCAGACGGAGAGGACGACAAGGGTGATAGCTAG
- a CDS encoding helix-turn-helix transcriptional regulator, translated as MSDIITNINKKQLTESEASELYGLSVHWFRRKRWEGGGPVFRKVGNRCYYERAALDDYFNSCTHKNTSEYPTRRPAEAINRKQATKSTGEA; from the coding sequence ATGTCTGACATCATCACCAATATTAACAAAAAACAACTCACAGAATCAGAGGCATCAGAACTTTACGGCCTGTCAGTCCACTGGTTTCGCCGTAAACGCTGGGAAGGCGGCGGCCCAGTATTCAGGAAGGTGGGGAATCGTTGCTACTATGAGCGTGCCGCACTTGATGACTATTTCAACTCCTGCACTCACAAGAACACTTCCGAGTACCCGACCCGTCGCCCGGCAGAAGCGATTAACAGAAAACAGGCCACCAAATCAACTGGGGAGGCGTAA